The genomic segment TTTttgagacaaaaaataaaaaaatacggtTTTTAGGATGTGAATTACactatacagggtgtccataaagtcagttctcaatataactATTTTTTACTTCATCAATACATCTGTGGGGGCCAAACTATATATGGTGTCGATAAATTCtgtttgcaattttaaataatttaggACTtaatggacaccctatattacGCCGAGTCGCGTTTATGTTTTGTCTAGCCGCGTTGGAAAGATTCGGGTCATTTACTGGATGAACTGAAGTACGAAAATTCTTGTGTTTTCTAACATTCAATGAAGTTTAACTTCAGGCTAGATTAGGTGGTCGCGATGACTCAGAGGTTAAAGCGTTGGTTCCAATATGTTGGTGCCAGAACTTGAAGTTCTCATTCCCCCACCCCATATCGAAGTGAGCAGGCTGGGAAACTACGCATTTGCGGAAAtctcacctcaaaaataactagataAGAATAAGCTACaaaaacatataataaaaataacagaaagCACAACATCTCTCTGCAATCTCTAAActtctaaacaataaaaaaatgtaaaaaagatCAAATCttactttttgtttttaattggcTTCACGCCctttcaaaaaaaatgtttgcgaTCTCTTGTGCGGCGCgtcccaccgtttgagaaccactgttataaaGAAACTGCATGGAATGACTCAGAATCGACATCAACTGACGGCAGTGGAATTTAACTCAGCGGTTTACTCGGATGACTCGTAAAATGACCTGACTCGCGACGGGCAGTTCAGGAACTTTTACACCTAACAGTGGTTTCCAGCTGTTCAAATTATGCTGAGTCTAGCTTTACAAGCTTTGATAAATTTTGCCGATTAAcgttttgcgcctagcattgtgacCTCTCTCCAATTGCTCTGAGACGGGCCCCGGTTGGGAATCGCTGATTCAGAAACTAGAGGCATAAGTGTGCTTTCTAGCTGTTCAAATAGTGCTGAGTCATATTCTACAAGCTTTTGTAGAATTTTGCTGAGTAACTTTTATTTGAACCTTATAAAGAATGATTATGCCAAGTCATATTTATGAGTCTCCTAGCACAGTTGAATTTCATTTGCCTAATGTGGGCAAAGCAAAGCACTTAATTATAAACTACTACTGAACTAACTTTGTTTCAGAGATTCTCTCCCTAATGTGCCTGCCCTAACCCAAGATATGGTAGGCGTGGTCTTTTTTTCACGCATGAGTATTATTCCATTTTACGGTTCCTTTTCTAATGGGTTCGcataaattgacaaaataataaaaaatcacaaattatcgaatcaatatttattatcttgTTCGGTTATATACAGAAATCACTTGGAGCAacttatgaattttattttctgagcaaaaagtttcaataaGAAAGGAGACCAGTTCAAGGTATGGCTTATACGATTAACAATAGTAAAGAAAtaatataagtaataaaaagtgAGAACTCTTTGTCGTTTATATCATTCAGTCCGTCAACGAAGTTCTGTCAGGTTTTGAgctggttttatatttcacagatgATACCGTGGAGTGAATAGGATGGTTGCTCATTGAACATTCCCTGACGTGAAAACTCTGGATCTTTATTAACATCAACACCAACATTTGTCCACGATGCATCGGATTTCGGATAACCAGGATACCACACTTCAGTTGCTATAGAGGTTGGTTCTCCACTTGACAGCAAAAGCTGATTGTTCTGTAACAATTAAATGAAGGCTTTAAAATCTGTTGCTTGAAATGTTAATGCAACTGACATATTAGAtgaagaatgaaaatatttgctttCCGTGATGAGTTTTATAGTAAAGGTAGTCATCATAGACGAAGTCTTGTAAGTTATGTGTAGGAACTACATGAAAATGAGTGAAAACCAGAAAATACTGGAAAAATCACAAATTCTGAAATATTCGGCAAATACCACAATATCAATTACACAGTTcatctatgacgtcacaatataaTTGAAGTTACAATGATATTGGGTTTTTCTaattattcaattcattaaaaaaTCATAAGGCATCGTTAACCTGCTTattatttggtaattttattgaaaactgCTTTGAGCCAACCTTGGACCAGGTGAAGTTTACGAAAATGAGTCAAACTCTGCTAAAATTGTGATCTATTAAACTGACCTTATACTGCATCCCAGTCCAGATGGCTTTATATGTCGAAGAAGCAGGAATCAGTGAACGTAAGTAAGTGCGAAGTGACTGGTAATGCGCGAGGTCGTAAATGTTCGCGAGTTTCCCGTTGTTCATTGATTTGCAGATTGGTTGGGCATCATTGAAGGTGACATTCCGTGTATCATACACGACTATTCGGAAGCATTTCGTCTTATACGTGACGTCACATTTAACTAAAAACAACATTATTGTtgtcattcaattttttatattaaaattttagaatattttaacGATCTGGGATTTAAATTTTGTCGGATTGCTTCatttcaaaata from the Styela clava chromosome 5, kaStyClav1.hap1.2, whole genome shotgun sequence genome contains:
- the LOC120344517 gene encoding uncharacterized protein LOC120344517 — encoded protein: MDVVEILFFLSLICGLLAEVKLPAGICRSQIVKGKLVQVGDCEIDDGSDILKLIQKSLDEKKKAEIKCDVTYKTKCFRIVVYDTRNVTFNDAQPICKSMNNGKLANIYDLAHYQSLRTYLRSLIPASSTYKAIWTGMQYKNNQLLLSSGEPTSIATEVWYPGYPKSDASWTNVGVDVNKDPEFSRQGMFNEQPSYSLHGIICEI